The genome window CATCCATCGATGTTAGATGTTAACACTCTGCTGCCCATTAGCCACATCAAGCAACGAGTATTGAGCTTTTTATACCGTCAGATACAGCAGGATGATCCCCAGACTGGCCAGAAGTATATAGAATTTTACAAGAACTTCGATTTTGTGAGTAGCAAAGCAACAGCGTTGAACATTTGAATCATAAATTTCCTCGATTTACAGATCGAAAACATGATCATTGAAAAAATGCAGCTAGTTGACAGCGATTTGCTTCTCTTACGCTACGAAGAGCGACCGAAAGACAACGATGTAGCTCCCATGCTGACCACAGGCGAGCCACAGCCTCCTCGACGACTTTATGTATTCTATTGTATGACCAGCGAGGATGTGTCTGGCGTCTATCAGGATGACTCTCTGGAACTGCTTCAAATAGTAGTGCATTTCTATAACAAAATGTGCAACGTGCGATCCCTGCAAACTGGCGATGTACCATCATTGCCTACACATTATTTTATGCGTCAGAATTATGTGAATCCCAACAAAACGATACCATTTATGCGTCAAGCAGCTCTACGCTTCAATCCCAGTGTGCCGGTCAGCACACAAAGTTTTTCCACATCACCATATCTTAATTATAATGTATTCAACTATGACGATCGCCTAGTTTCACCACTAGAACGGCCGAAGCCCTGCTCCACGGAGCCCATAATATTCAGAGATCGTGTCAGCAACTTAATCAAATATCGCCTAAATACTAAAGCTCGTCGTCCACATAATGCCTTGGCTCCGCGCGAGCTTTGCGCCTTCATTTGCCATCCATTTGAGCCACTTATTATTAGCATACAGAAGTGTATGCATGTCTATGATtacaaattgcatatttaCAACCATGGTACTACTGTGGAGCAGTTCTACAATTGAATGGAAAtgtgatattttatttgttgcatCTATTTACCTATAATGCTACATAGTAGTTACAAAGCAATGTCAAACATTAGACCACTTTTCAAGCCGACATAAAATTTTAACGAAATGTTTTAAACATGAAACCTAACAATAAAGTTTAAACAGTCCGAGTAATACGATAcctacatttaaataaatacttaatgtAAATTAGAAACAGTGATTTTgtgaataaatttatataaaatatttatcaaataaattatttcatttaattttttctagAATCAAAgactaataatttaatttaacttgtTTCTATATTAGGTATactaatgaataataataaataaaatatacatgctaaaaaatataaaacaaaaagaaacaaatatattttccactAAAAACCTTACAATATTATTGcactataatattattatattaaaatagctGTTCTCAAACAAGTCCATAGTCATTTGACAGACACTGTTATTTATCGATAGTTTAATGCATCGAGTATGTTATCGAAAACATACGATAAGCAACGAACAGCTGGAGCTGGTAGTATTAAACCGCTGACAACAAAATTGTACATAAACACATGCAGATAGCATTGAAAGTAAAATGAGTGAATCCCAGAAGTCTTCAGCAAGTAATGATTCAAATGAAGTATTAATTGAAGAAATCGATAGCAACGATGTGCCTGAGAATGAATTGGCACAGTTCCAGGAGACGGAACCATTGAGagtttttgaaattattgagTACGACAATGAAAACAATGGCAATGAACAGAGCTCAGCAACACACGATGAGGAGGAAGAGGGAGCTTTAATCCGTCGCTATGTGCAGGGCGTTCAGTGCCTGGAGTTTCCCGATTTCTGCACTAAGCTTGAACCCGGGGACGAAGATGAAGACGAGGAGGAAACACTCACGCAAACAAATGACAATGACGATCAGTCAGAATGCGAGCCCTCCACTAGCGGAGCGGCTGCTGCTAAGAAGTCACTACTGACAAAGGCGAAGCCAGAGACTGCTGTAAGTCAACGTACCGGAGGCGGAGGTGgaggtggcggtggtggcCATTGGGGACGGCGTAGTCAACTAAGTCCCGCTTTACTTGGCCTCATGGGTGAAGCGAATCTCTCTTTTGTTTATGGGCGATACGATACAGCCGAGCGCATTTGCATGGAAATCATACGACAGAATCCCCTGGCGAGTGAGCCGTTCTACACGCTGGCCGAGATCTATGAGAACCGTGATGAAGTTAAGTTTCTGCACTTTTCCACAATAGCAGCGCATCTCAATCCACAAGATCGTGACATGTGGATACGCATATCCGATCTCCTGGTGCAGCAGGGCCATTTGGCAAGAGCTAGGGTCTGCTATACGAAAGCCATTAAAGTGATTCACAAGGATTACTTGCTGCGCTTCCGAAAGGCCCAGCTCTTGGAGCGCATGGGAGAGACGAATGCGGCGATGTTCACATACCTGAAAATGCTGCCGTTGATGCCATCAACAGAATGGAATCTTTGCCTTACAACTGGCAAGAATGTGGCGCGCTACTTCCATGTGCTGGAGAAGCATACAATAGCACTAGAGGCCATGGATGGAGCGTACAGTGTGTGTAGCTCTCGCTTCACCCTTGAAGATCTCAACATCTATTTGGAACTACTCATACTGAATAAGCAGTATGAAACAGTTCTGCGATGCCTTCGGGAACGCACAACGTTGGAAATTGAAACGGAGCAAGACGAGAAAGAGAGTTTGGAACTGATCTACTTCTGCCACATTCCTGATGACTATGTTCCCGAATTGCGCGCCAAGCTTTGCGTCAGCCTCATACACATGCATGCTCATCACTTGTTGGGATATCTGGTGCAGAATGTTCAGGAACACATAAGCCCAACCGTAGATCGTGTTGAACTATACATGGATATCACCGAGGCGCTAATGCAGGAGCATAAGTATGCCGAGGCCATAGCCCTGATGCGGCCCATTACAGATGGCGATTCATTTGAGTGTCCAGCATTTGTTTGGCTGCGTCAAGCGGAGTGTCTCCGACAGATTAATCGCACCAATGAGGCCATCCAGAGCTATGCACGAGTAGTCCAGCTTGCTCCGTACTGTTATGAAGCAAAGTTTACGCTCTCCGCATTGCTC of Drosophila nasuta strain 15112-1781.00 chromosome 3, ASM2355853v1, whole genome shotgun sequence contains these proteins:
- the LOC132792384 gene encoding DET1 homolog; protein product: MILEKLAIDQRMQTQNLVHMLQNRESGYTRHNKLSQSAPLSYERQFYKAITPCLTIGISIPPVYLRKFTPDGSKLLAFSHDQRSCIVYTYKGVGSERFGQLLSEANVGTGETYNVNINNQLRSTAFDKLFETKYVLRLCNGDTARYYLHREFSIFHEDGRYVLLAGMCILNGCNIPVSDYERYPDLFDKLDLFSYIFFVVDLQHGIVTDEVQLPQDSICLSHNHGISMHGHTIAILSRLRQAIYIYELVDGRLIKHEHEIGPRPRECAFQAVEHPSMLDVNTLLPISHIKQRVLSFLYRQIQQDDPQTGQKYIEFYKNFDFIENMIIEKMQLVDSDLLLLRYEERPKDNDVAPMLTTGEPQPPRRLYVFYCMTSEDVSGVYQDDSLELLQIVVHFYNKMCNVRSLQTGDVPSLPTHYFMRQNYVNPNKTIPFMRQAALRFNPSVPVSTQSFSTSPYLNYNVFNYDDRLVSPLERPKPCSTEPIIFRDRVSNLIKYRLNTKARRPHNALAPRELCAFICHPFEPLIISIQKCMHVYDYKLHIYNHGTTVEQFYN
- the LOC132791500 gene encoding general transcription factor 3C polypeptide 3 is translated as MSESQKSSASNDSNEVLIEEIDSNDVPENELAQFQETEPLRVFEIIEYDNENNGNEQSSATHDEEEEGALIRRYVQGVQCLEFPDFCTKLEPGDEDEDEEETLTQTNDNDDQSECEPSTSGAAAAKKSLLTKAKPETAVSQRTGGGGGGGGGGHWGRRSQLSPALLGLMGEANLSFVYGRYDTAERICMEIIRQNPLASEPFYTLAEIYENRDEVKFLHFSTIAAHLNPQDRDMWIRISDLLVQQGHLARARVCYTKAIKVIHKDYLLRFRKAQLLERMGETNAAMFTYLKMLPLMPSTEWNLCLTTGKNVARYFHVLEKHTIALEAMDGAYSVCSSRFTLEDLNIYLELLILNKQYETVLRCLRERTTLEIETEQDEKESLELIYFCHIPDDYVPELRAKLCVSLIHMHAHHLLGYLVQNVQEHISPTVDRVELYMDITEALMQEHKYAEAIALMRPITDGDSFECPAFVWLRQAECLRQINRTNEAIQSYARVVQLAPYCYEAKFTLSALLKQQGRPEEAVKALEQSGEQEGQPLHARLLYERCVMLQQIGRIEEFLDVGYVLLGRNSIKLKNREEMLAAANGGSTYNTEGLKAILQMRSLAAGATGNAEQEPQESLKSSGTSGAGAISDLTIKNEYDLFLELIRTAFAHGKFSAIERICFAMVTTKRFTFYHYEIERIIILACLFNRDCAIGFSYLRELIAKQPENVNLWNILSLMVQQGDEVRYFRYTRRLLQRHPSVTQAMRLFLGHYHLNCSSYKYALNVYVPILRENPHPLVALSIAVVFNQLSLQKKVLRKSAAISQSIAFAQRYAELRTRKQKGTEKDSSISSCAAQQEIYYNIGRIYHQANILHLAVEYYERALAQQHPLIKEHEEILGLQHEVAFNLHLIYRANGNKWKARQCLMRYCVV